Below is a window of Impatiens glandulifera chromosome 2, dImpGla2.1, whole genome shotgun sequence DNA.
TTGACCCCTgagatcgatcgatcgatcaatCCATCTCTCTCGATCTATCTCTCCTGATTCTGAAAATGTTTCTTCAAAAGCAGcagcagaagaagaagagtaacaGCAACCGTCTCTTGGTAAGCATCACTGTTCTCGGAAGCGCCGGTCCGATCCGGTTTGTTGTCAATGAGGAAGATATCGTTTCTGCGGTAATCGAGATCGCTTTGAAGAACTACGCTAAGGAGGGTCGTTTTCCAGTTATTGGATCTTATTCTGATGATTTCATTCTCTACTGCTCTTTTTACGGAACTGATGGTAATTGATTTGTTTCAACACTAGTTTCTTTTTTGATTCACAAACAATTAActggattttttttatgaatattcaGCTTTAGATCCATTGATGAAAATTGGATCTGCTGGTGTGAGGAATTTCATGCTTTTCAAGAAGCCATCTCCTCAAGTGGAGGGATTTGATGAAGATCAAGTGAAGAAACAAGAAATTGATGCATCTCGGAAGAGGAATGGTGGAATTAAGAGTTGGTTCAATAAATCTCTCAATCTTAAGGTCTCTAGCCATTAGTTTTTCATTGAATTTTGTTCTTAATTTCAGTTTCAGAGATTTAGGGTTTTATCTCTGATTCTCCATAGTTATAAGAAATAATGTTTCTGGTTATATGCTTGAAATGgcgaattataataaattttgtattcattctcaaatttaaacaattttagcataaatcatcttttttttttaagtgtttgttttaaaataataatttcgtAATCAGTCTTATTTTTAAGGGGTTTGGATTAAAaacacaatttatattattagatataattaaaatatatatatataattaaaatataattcaaaatattatttcatttaaatattaaataataagttaataagatatttaaaataaaaataaatttaaaaaatcccaattttaaaaataaataaataaaaattcaaaccCAGCTCtatagggaaa
It encodes the following:
- the LOC124927679 gene encoding uncharacterized protein At4g22758-like; its protein translation is MFLQKQQQKKKSNSNRLLVSITVLGSAGPIRFVVNEEDIVSAVIEIALKNYAKEGRFPVIGSYSDDFILYCSFYGTDALDPLMKIGSAGVRNFMLFKKPSPQVEGFDEDQVKKQEIDASRKRNGGIKSWFNKSLNLKVSSH